The Pseudomonas cavernicola DNA segment CCCAACAATCCACCGAAGAGATCGAGAAGATGGTGCAGGAAATCCAGAGCTGCTCGGACAGCGCCCTCAAGACCATGCAACGCAGCGCCCAACACTCCGAAACATCACTAGAACGCGCCGAAGAAGCCGCCACCAGCCTGGTCAGTATCGAAGAAAGCGTCAGCCAGATCACCGACATGAACTGCATGATCGCCACTGCCACCGAGGAACAGACCTCGGTAGCGCGTGAGGTCGACCGCAGCCTGGTATCGATCAGCGACATCTCGACCCAGACCGCTACCGCTGCGCAAGAGACCTCCGCCGCCAGCAACGAAGTGGCGCGACTGGCGGTCGAGCTGAGCAAGATGGTGGGCTATTTCAAGGTAAGTTGAGAGGAAGACCGGCGCCCTGGAATACCGCCCACTTAAGGACAGAGCCAGCCTCGTAGGTTGGCTCTGATGTTGGCGCTGAAGTAGGTTGGCGCTGAACGCAGTGATGCCCAACAAGGAGTCGCCCCGCGACTCCCTTTGCACGGTTTCGAACGTGAAAGCCCAGCCTTGCGGGCCGATTGTTGGGCATCGCCTCCGGCTCAGCAACAACCCACCCCTGCGCTCTCCTGACTCAACGCTGATTGAGTTGGGCCTTGAGCAGATCGCGGAAGGTCTGGATCAGCGGCTCGCGGGAACGGCCGCGACGCAAGGTCAGCGAGAAAGGTGCCTGATAGCCGAAAGTCGTCGGCAGCAAGGGACGCAAACGGCCTTGTTCGACCCAGGACTGCGCGTAATGCTCGGGCAGATAACCGATGTAAGCGCCGGACAACACCAGGATCAACTGCGCCTCCATACTCTCCACCGTCGCCGCGCTGTGCTTGAAGCCGTGCCGCGCCAGCTCCGCCTGACTCCAATAACCGCGGCCGACCATGCGCTGCTGGGTGATGACTTCCGCCGGAATTCGCCGCTCGGCAAATAAGGAGTGGCGGTCACTGCAATACAGCCAATGTTGCTCACGATAAAGCGGCTGATAAACCAGACCGTTCATCCGCGTCGAGAAGGCACCGATGGCCAGGTCCAGACGATTGTCCAACACCCCCAACTGCAGCTCGTAAGGGCTCATCACCGATAGGTGCAAGTGCACCGCGGGGTGTTCTTCACTGTAGGCGCCGATGGCCTCGGCCAAAGGCAGCGATGGGTCGCTGACCGTCGAGTCGAGCACGCCCAGATTGAGGGTGCCGCGCAGCTCACCTTTAAGCGCCGCCGCATAGCGCTCGAAACCTTCCATCTCACCGAGCAGACGCAAGGTTTCCTGGAAGAACAACTCGCCCTTGCTGGTCAGGCTGAAACCGCCACGGCCGCGATGACAAAGGCTGAGACCGAGCTGGCCTTCCAACTGGCTCATATAGGTACTGATCGCCGAGGTCGACAGGTTCAGCTCCTGTTGCGCCGCCGCGAAGCCCTGATGGCGCACCACGCTGACGAAGATCCGCAGCAGTTTCAGGTCGGGTAGGACGGTAGACATAAAGACTCCGGGCTTGCACTCCCCTCTCCCGCTCGCGGGGCGAGGCGGCATGTTTTTAGAGCCGCAGGCTCGTGTGCCGATGAGCGCCTGAACGCTCCGCGTTCAGGCTGGGGCGCAGAGCGGAGAGGGCTGTGTATGCGCCCCCTCTCCCCAACCCTCTCCCAGCGGGAGAGGGAGCAAAGCGAGTCTACCCGCAGCCCGTTAGTTTAGAAATCTATGAACTAAGTATTTGCCGCCAGCGATTTGTCCTACAAGCCGCTCTGAGCAGAATCCGCCCAACTCCTACAACCACAACAACCGTGAGGCCACCCCGTGGATAAGATCCTCCATCAGCCCCTGGGCGGTAACGAAATGCCCCGTTTCGGCGGCATCGCCACCATGATGCGCCTGCCACATATCCAGACTCCCGCCGAGCTCGACGCTCTGGACGCCGCCTTTGTCGGTGTGCCGCTGGACATCGGCACCTCGCTGCGCCCCGGCACCCGCTTCGGCCCCCGCGAAATCCGCGTCGAATCGGTGATGATCCGCCCGTACAACATGGCCACCGGCGCAGCACCGTTCGACTCGTTGAATATCGCCGATATCGGCGACGTGGCGATCAACACCTTCAACCTGCTGGACGCCGTACGCATCATCGAAGAAGCCTACGACAAGATTCTCGGTCACGGCATTCTGCCGCTGACCCTCGGTGGCGACCACACCATCACCCTGCCGATCCTGCGGGCCATCAAGAAGAAGCACGGCAAGGTCGGCCTGGTGCATATCGACGCCCACGCCGATGTAAACGACCACATGTTCGGCGAGAAAATCGCCCACGGCACCACCTTCCGCCGCGCGGTGGAGGAAGACCTGCTGGACTGCGACCGCGTCGTACAGATCGGCCTGCGTGCCCAGGGCTACACTGCCGAAGACTTCAACTGGAGCCGCAAACAGGGCTTTCGCGTAGTCCAGGCCGAAGAGTGCTGGCACAAGTCGCTGGCACCGCTGATGGCCGAAGTGCGCGAAAAAGTCGGCGGCGGCCCGGTCTACCTGAGCTTTGATATCGACGGTATCGACCCTGCCTGGGCACCCGGCACCGGCACCCCGGAAATCGGCGGCCTGACCACCATCCAGGCGATTGAAATCATCCGCGGCTGCCAGGGCCTGGACCTGATTGGTTGCGATGTGGTGGAAGTTTCCCCGCCCTACGACACCACCGGCAACACCTCGCTGCTCGGCGCCAACCTGCTGTACGAAATGCTCTGCGTGCTGCCGGGAGTGCAACGGCGATGAGCACCCAGCAAGTGCTCGAGGCTGCCCGCCAACTGGTGGCCGCCTTCGTCAGCAATGACACCGAAGCCTACTTCGGGGCATTCAGCGAAGACGCCAGCTTCGTTTTCCATACCTGCGAACAGCCGCTGCTCTCGCGCGCGGCTTATCGAGAGCTGTGGGAAAGCTGGCAACGCGAGGGTTTCGAAGTGCTCGCCTGCACCTCGAGCAATCAATTTGTCAGCTTGCAGGGCGATGTCGCGATTTTTATCCACGACGTCAGCACCCGGCTACGCATTCAGGGCAGCGAAAGCCTGAGTCTGGAGCGCGAGACCATCGTCTTTCGCCAGCAACCGCAAGCAGGCCGCTGGCTGGCCTGTCACGAACACTTGTCGGCGATGCCGGAGCCACGGCCATCGACCTGACCTGCTGAGTCACCCCCGGGAGGGAAATCATGAATAACAAAAACAATGAGCAAGCCATCACCCACATCGAAACCTTCGGCGTCGAACAGATTCCCGACACCGAACGCAACGCCAAACCGATCGATCTGTTTCGCCTGATCTTCGGCGGCGCCAACACCTTCGCCACTGCCGTGCTCGGCAGTTTCCCGGTACTCTTTGGCCTTTCGTTCCAGGCCGGAGTCTGGGCGATCCTGCTCGGCGTACTGGTCGGTTCGATCATCCTCGCGCCGATGGGCCTGTTCGGCCCGCTCAACGGCACCAACAACGCGGTCTCTTCCGGTGCGCACTTCGGCGTGCACGGGCGGATCGTCGGCTCCTTCCTGTCGCTACTCACCGCCATCGCCTTCTTCTCGCTGTCGGTGTGGAGCTCGGGTGATGCCCTGGTCGGTGGCGCCAAGCGCCTGTTCGGCCTGCCGGAAACCGACCTCAGCCTCGGCCTGGCTTACGGCTTGTTCGCCATTCTGGTGCTGACCGTGTGCATCTACGGTTTCCGCTTCATGCTCTGGGTCAACAAGATCGCGGTGTGGGCCGCCAGCCTGCTGTTCCTGCTCGGCACTTTCGCCTTCGCCGGGCCGTTCGACGCCAGCTTCGCCGGTAGCGTGAACCTGGGTGCCGAAGGCTTCTGGGCTGCCTTTATTGGCGCCACCCTGCTGGCGATGAGCAACCCGGTATCGTTCGGCGCGTTCCTCGGTGACTGGTCGCGCTACATCCCGCGGTCCACACCGAAAAGCCGGATCATGCTGGCCGTGGTCGCGGCACAGATCGCCACTCTGATCCCGTTCTTCTTCGGCCTGGTTACCGCCACCATCGTTGCGGCGAATGCACCGGACTACATCGCCGCGAACAACTATGTCGGCGGCCTGCTCGCCGTGTCGCCGGCCTGGTTCTTCCTGCCGGTGTGCCTGATCGCAGTGATCGGCGGCATGTCCACCGGCACCACCGCGCTGTATGGCACCGGCCTGGACATGTCCAGCGTATTTCCACGCGTCCTCAGCCGGGTCAAGGCCACGCTGCTGATCGGCGTGCTGTCGATCGCCTTCATCTTCATTGGCCGCTTCGCCTTCAACCTGGTGCAGAGCGTGTCGACCTTCGCCGTGCTAATCATCACCTGCACCAGCCCTTGGATGGTGATCATGATCCTCGGCCTGATCATTCGCCGCGGCTTCTACTGCCCGGATGATCTGCAAGTCTTCACCCGCGGTGAAACCGGCGGCCGCTACTGGTTCACCCACGGCTGGAACTGGCGCGGCATGGGTGCCTGGATTCCCAGCGCAATGCTCGGCCTGTGCTTCGTCAACCTGCCGGGGCAGTTCGTTGGCCCGCTGGGTGACCTGGCCGGCGGTATCGATATCAGCCTGCCCGTCACCCTCGGTCTGGCGTCCCTGCTTTACCTGGTGCTGCTGAACATGTTCCCGGAATCCGCCGACGTGTACGCAACCCAAGGGCCGCGCTGGGTCCGCAGCCGCAAGGCCAGCAAGCAACTAACCTCCAAAAGCTCCCCTGAAGCTGCATAACAACAAACGGCTTTACTTTGCTACTGCCAATAACCGATGCACCAAGCCTAATAAGGAGTTACTGATGCGCACACGTCCGACTCACCTGGTTGCCCTGCTGGGCCTGCTCGCCACAGCGCTATGCCCGACGCTGCAGGCTGCTGAAAGCAAACCGTCTTTCATCAGTTCCGGCAGCTTCCAGGTCTGCTCCGATCCGACCTTCCCGCCGCTGGAGTTCTTCGAGAAATCCGGCGACCGCGAGCCCAGCGGCTTCGATGCCGACCTGATCCGCGCCCTGGCCAAACACTGGGGGGTGCAAGCCCGCTTCATCGTCACCGAGTTCACCGGCCTGTTGCCGGGCCTGGAGTCCAAGCGTTGCGATGTGGTGATCAGCGGTACCTTGATCACCCCCGAGCGCACCCAGAAGCTCAACGCCGTGCCCTATCTGGCCAGCGCCACCATCGTCTTCGGCGGTGGTAAGAGCGACCTCAAGCTGAACACGCTGGATGATCTTTCCGGCAAGGTCGTCGCGGTGCAGTCCGGCACCCGTTATGTGGCGATCATGGAGAAGCTCAACGCGCAGCTGACAGCCGCCGGCAAGACTCCGGCAACCCTGCAGACCTACCCCAAGGGCAGCGACGTGGCCCAGCAGGTACTGGTTGGCCGTGCCGCCGCCGGGCTGTCCCAGGACACCGAAATCGCCTACCGCGAACTGCAGACTCCAGGTCAGTTCAAGACCCTCTACAGCTTCCCGGAAAAGGATATTTTCGGTGCCTATATGCTGCCGAACCCAGCAGACAAGCAGGCCGTCCAGGACGCCGTGAACGCGCTCAGGGCTGACGGCACGCTGAAGACCATCAGCGAGAAGTGGAAGCTCGATCCGGCCAACGTGGAAGTCACTGGGCAGTGATGCCGGCTTGACAACAAAGCTGTGCGAGCTGCGCCAACGCTAACGGCGGCGCAGCTCGCACAGCGTCGGACAGGTGCGTTGCCCAACGAGCGACGCCCTACATCGCCCCTCCACCAAAGGACACGCTCATGCACTTCGATGTAGCCGTCTTCTGGGACGCCCTGACGTCCTACCCGTTCTTCAAGGGCGCCTGCATCACTCTGGTGCTGGCACTGCTCGCGCACTCGGTCGGCATCGCCCTGTCAGTGCCTGCCGCACTGGCGCTGGATGGCCCGAACAACCCGGCGCGCATGCTGCTGCGTGGCATCCTCAGCGTATTCCGTGGCGCCCCCACCCTGCTGCAGTTGCTGTTCGTCTGGAATGCCCTGCCGCAATTCTTCCCGATTTTCCGCGAGGCTTGGTTCACCCCGTTCTTCGCCGCCTGGATCGCCTTGAGCTTGAACGAAGCGGCCTATCAGGTGGAGATCAACCGGGGTGCGCTGAAAGCCTTGGACAAGGGCCAGTACGCCGCCGGTCACGCGCTCGGCCTGTCGCGCTGGCAGATCTTCCGCTACATCACCCTGCCGCAAGCGGCGCGCATCGCTATTCCGCCGACCGCCAACGAGTTCATAACCCTGCTCAAGATCACCTCGCTGGCCTCGGTGATTTCCCTGCAGGAACTGATGGCGGTGACCTCACAAACGGTCTCCACCACCTTCCAGTTCTCCGAGTACTACGCGGTGGCGCTGGTCTACTACCTCGTCATGGTCTACACGCTGACCTGGCTGCAACACCGCCTGGAACGCCGTCTTTCCTGGGATCAAGTGAGCAGCGGTGCGAAGAGCGTCGGCCTGCTGCAACGCACCCTCGCCCGTATGCGGCGCATCTGAGGAGCTCGCCATGAACGAAATCATCCGTCTGGAAAACGTCGGCAAACGCTATGACGACTTTCAAGTGCTGCAAGGCATCAACCTCTCGGTCAGCCAGGGCGAAAAGATCGTCATCTGCGGTCCATCCGGCTCCGGCAAATCGACCCTGATCCGCTGCATCAACCGTCTGTCTCCGCACGATACCGGCACCATCACCGTGGAAAACCAGGATGTCTCCAGCAAGCACGGCAGCGCCAATGTGCGCCGTGAGGTCGGCATGGTGTTCCAGAACTTCAACCTGTTCCCGCACCTGACGGTGCTGGAGAACTGCACCCTGGCGCCGATGAAAGTCCGCGGCCTATCCCGCGCTGCGGCCGAGGAGCAGGCCCTGCGTTACCTGAACCGCGTGCATATCGGCTCCCAGGCGCACAAGAAACCCGGCCAACTCTCCGGTGGCCAACAGCAACGCGTGGCCATCGCCCGGGCGCTGTGCATGAACCCGAAAGTGATGCTGTTCGACGAACCCACCTCGGCGCTCGACCCGGAAATGGTCGGCGAGGTCCTCGATGTGATGACCGAACTGGCCCTGGAGGGCATGACCATGCTCTGCGTCACCCACGAGATGGGGTTCGCCCGCAAGGTTGCCGACCGCGTGGTGTTCATGGATGCCGGCCAAATCGTCGAGACCGCCACCCCGGCCGAGTTCTTCGACCATCCGAAACATGCGCGCACCCGCGCCTTTCTCTCACAGATCAGCCACTGATACCGACACCCATGCACACACCGACCGAAGCCACCCTGCGCCGCGACCTGGCCGCAGCCTACCGCCTGGCCGCCCTTTTCGGCTGGGACGACACCCTGTACACGCATTTCTCGGTACGTTTGCCTGGCCATGAGCCACGCTTTTTGATCAATCCATTTGGCCTGTTGTTCGAAGAAGTGCGCGCCAGCGACCTGATCGTCGTCGACATGCACGGCCGGGTGCTCGACGGTAATGCGGACTACAACGTCGCCGGCTTCACCATCCACAGCGCGATGCACATGGCGCGTGAGGATGCGCACTGCGTGATCCACACCCACACGCTCGCCGGCATGGCGGTGGCCGCGGCGGACGCTGGCCTGGCGCAGTTGAACCAGATCAGTGCCGAGTTCTATCAGCGGGTCGGTTACCACGACTACGAAGGCATTGCCCTCGACCTCGGCGAGCGCGAACGCCTGGTCGCCTCGCTCGGCGACAACATCGCACTGATCCTGCGCCATCACGGCCTGCTCAGCGTCGGCGCCAGCGTCGCCGATGCCTTCTACGTCATGTACTACCTGAACAAGTCCTGCGAGATCCAACTGAGCGCCGCAGCGCTGCAAGGCGTGCGGGAAATGCCGGGCAAACTCAGCCAGCACGCCTGCGAGCAATTCCAGGGCGCAGAGTGGCAACGCCAACTGCTCTGGGAAGCCTGGCTACGCAAGCTCGAGCGCCTCGACCCGGATTATAAAAACTGAGGCCTCGTCGAACATCCGCAACATCCCCCGTTTGACCCTTTTGCCAATGGCGCAGTGTGAGCAATAACGCGCCATGACCTGCCTGGTACAGGCCTGACCGGTTTGTGCCTATAACAATGAAAAAGAGAGACCTGTAATGGCTTTGGATATTTTTGTAGTACTGCTCTATGTAGCCGGCATGCTGGCGCTCGGCTGGTACGGTATGCGCCGCGCCAAGACCCACGAAGACTTTGTGGTGGCAGGGCGCAACCTCGGCCCGGCCTTCTACATGGGCACCATGGCGGCAACCGTACTCGGCGGAGCCTGCACCGTAGGCACCGTGCGCCTGGGCTATGTCCACGGCATTTCCGGCTTCTGGCTGTGCGCCGCGCTGGGCTTCGGCATCATCGCGCTCAACCTGTTCCTGGCCAAACCGCTGTTGAAGCTGAAAATCTTCACCGTTACCCAGGTGCTGGAACGCCGCTACAACTCGATGGCCCGCCAGGCCAGCGCGGTGATCATGCTGGTTTACGCATTGATGATTGGCGTGACCTCGACCCTGGCCATGGTGACCGTGCTGCAAGTGCTGTTCGACCTGCCGTTCTGGGCTTGTCTGCTGCTCGGCGGCGGTGTCGTGGTGGTGTATTCGACCATCGGCGGCATGTGGTCGCTGACCCTGACCGACATCGTCCAGTTCATCATCAAGACCGTTGGTTTGATGTTCATCCTGCTGCCCATCTGCCTGTACCGCGTCGGCGGTTGGGACGAACTGGTGGCCAAGCTGCCGGCTGCAAGCTTCAGCTTCACCGCCATCGGCTGGGATACCATCATCACTTACTTCCTGATCTACTTCTTCGGCATCCTCATCGGCCAGGACATCTGGCAGCGCGTGTTCACCGCGCGTAGCGAGAAGGTCGCCAAATATGCAGGCACCGCCGCCGGCATTTACTGCGTGCTCTACGGCCTGGTCGGTGCGCTGATCGGCATGGCCGCCAAGGTACTGCTGCCGGATCTGGACAACGTCAACAATGCCTTCGCCGCCATCGTTCAATCCACACTGCCTGACGGCATCCGTGGCCTGGTGATCGCCGCCGCACTGGCCGCGATGATGTCCACCGCCAGCGCCGGCCTGCTCGCCGCTGCCACCACAGTGACCGAAGACCTGCTGCCAAAACTGCGTGGTGGTAAACAGTCCAGCCTCAACGTCATGCGTCTGTTCACCCTGCTCACCGGCATCGTGGTGCTGGCTATCGCCATGGTCGTCAGCGACGTGCTCAGCGCCCTGACCCTGGCCTACAACCTGCTGGTCGGCAGCATGCTGATCCCGCTGATGGGCGCAATTTTCTGGAAGCGCGCCAACACCGCCGGCGCCATCGCCAGCATGGCCACAGGCAGCCTGACTGCCCTGTTCTTCATGTTCAAAGACGGTCTCGATGCCAACACACCGATCTACTACAGCCTGGCTGTCGGCCTGGTCAGCTTCGTGCTGGTCAGCCTGCTCTCGCCGCGCCAAGCGGCCGCCCCCAGCGTTGCCTAAC contains these protein-coding regions:
- a CDS encoding class II aldolase/adducin family protein; this encodes MHTPTEATLRRDLAAAYRLAALFGWDDTLYTHFSVRLPGHEPRFLINPFGLLFEEVRASDLIVVDMHGRVLDGNADYNVAGFTIHSAMHMAREDAHCVIHTHTLAGMAVAAADAGLAQLNQISAEFYQRVGYHDYEGIALDLGERERLVASLGDNIALILRHHGLLSVGASVADAFYVMYYLNKSCEIQLSAAALQGVREMPGKLSQHACEQFQGAEWQRQLLWEAWLRKLERLDPDYKN
- a CDS encoding sodium:solute symporter; protein product: MALDIFVVLLYVAGMLALGWYGMRRAKTHEDFVVAGRNLGPAFYMGTMAATVLGGACTVGTVRLGYVHGISGFWLCAALGFGIIALNLFLAKPLLKLKIFTVTQVLERRYNSMARQASAVIMLVYALMIGVTSTLAMVTVLQVLFDLPFWACLLLGGGVVVVYSTIGGMWSLTLTDIVQFIIKTVGLMFILLPICLYRVGGWDELVAKLPAASFSFTAIGWDTIITYFLIYFFGILIGQDIWQRVFTARSEKVAKYAGTAAGIYCVLYGLVGALIGMAAKVLLPDLDNVNNAFAAIVQSTLPDGIRGLVIAAALAAMMSTASAGLLAAATTVTEDLLPKLRGGKQSSLNVMRLFTLLTGIVVLAIAMVVSDVLSALTLAYNLLVGSMLIPLMGAIFWKRANTAGAIASMATGSLTALFFMFKDGLDANTPIYYSLAVGLVSFVLVSLLSPRQAAAPSVA
- a CDS encoding purine-cytosine permease family protein → MNNKNNEQAITHIETFGVEQIPDTERNAKPIDLFRLIFGGANTFATAVLGSFPVLFGLSFQAGVWAILLGVLVGSIILAPMGLFGPLNGTNNAVSSGAHFGVHGRIVGSFLSLLTAIAFFSLSVWSSGDALVGGAKRLFGLPETDLSLGLAYGLFAILVLTVCIYGFRFMLWVNKIAVWAASLLFLLGTFAFAGPFDASFAGSVNLGAEGFWAAFIGATLLAMSNPVSFGAFLGDWSRYIPRSTPKSRIMLAVVAAQIATLIPFFFGLVTATIVAANAPDYIAANNYVGGLLAVSPAWFFLPVCLIAVIGGMSTGTTALYGTGLDMSSVFPRVLSRVKATLLIGVLSIAFIFIGRFAFNLVQSVSTFAVLIITCTSPWMVIMILGLIIRRGFYCPDDLQVFTRGETGGRYWFTHGWNWRGMGAWIPSAMLGLCFVNLPGQFVGPLGDLAGGIDISLPVTLGLASLLYLVLLNMFPESADVYATQGPRWVRSRKASKQLTSKSSPEAA
- a CDS encoding LysR family transcriptional regulator — protein: MSTVLPDLKLLRIFVSVVRHQGFAAAQQELNLSTSAISTYMSQLEGQLGLSLCHRGRGGFSLTSKGELFFQETLRLLGEMEGFERYAAALKGELRGTLNLGVLDSTVSDPSLPLAEAIGAYSEEHPAVHLHLSVMSPYELQLGVLDNRLDLAIGAFSTRMNGLVYQPLYREQHWLYCSDRHSLFAERRIPAEVITQQRMVGRGYWSQAELARHGFKHSAATVESMEAQLILVLSGAYIGYLPEHYAQSWVEQGRLRPLLPTTFGYQAPFSLTLRRGRSREPLIQTFRDLLKAQLNQR
- a CDS encoding YybH family protein; this encodes MSTQQVLEAARQLVAAFVSNDTEAYFGAFSEDASFVFHTCEQPLLSRAAYRELWESWQREGFEVLACTSSNQFVSLQGDVAIFIHDVSTRLRIQGSESLSLERETIVFRQQPQAGRWLACHEHLSAMPEPRPST
- a CDS encoding ABC transporter substrate-binding protein, whose product is MRTRPTHLVALLGLLATALCPTLQAAESKPSFISSGSFQVCSDPTFPPLEFFEKSGDREPSGFDADLIRALAKHWGVQARFIVTEFTGLLPGLESKRCDVVISGTLITPERTQKLNAVPYLASATIVFGGGKSDLKLNTLDDLSGKVVAVQSGTRYVAIMEKLNAQLTAAGKTPATLQTYPKGSDVAQQVLVGRAAAGLSQDTEIAYRELQTPGQFKTLYSFPEKDIFGAYMLPNPADKQAVQDAVNALRADGTLKTISEKWKLDPANVEVTGQ
- a CDS encoding amino acid ABC transporter ATP-binding protein, translating into MNEIIRLENVGKRYDDFQVLQGINLSVSQGEKIVICGPSGSGKSTLIRCINRLSPHDTGTITVENQDVSSKHGSANVRREVGMVFQNFNLFPHLTVLENCTLAPMKVRGLSRAAAEEQALRYLNRVHIGSQAHKKPGQLSGGQQQRVAIARALCMNPKVMLFDEPTSALDPEMVGEVLDVMTELALEGMTMLCVTHEMGFARKVADRVVFMDAGQIVETATPAEFFDHPKHARTRAFLSQISH
- the speB gene encoding agmatinase yields the protein MDKILHQPLGGNEMPRFGGIATMMRLPHIQTPAELDALDAAFVGVPLDIGTSLRPGTRFGPREIRVESVMIRPYNMATGAAPFDSLNIADIGDVAINTFNLLDAVRIIEEAYDKILGHGILPLTLGGDHTITLPILRAIKKKHGKVGLVHIDAHADVNDHMFGEKIAHGTTFRRAVEEDLLDCDRVVQIGLRAQGYTAEDFNWSRKQGFRVVQAEECWHKSLAPLMAEVREKVGGGPVYLSFDIDGIDPAWAPGTGTPEIGGLTTIQAIEIIRGCQGLDLIGCDVVEVSPPYDTTGNTSLLGANLLYEMLCVLPGVQRR
- a CDS encoding amino acid ABC transporter permease — translated: MHFDVAVFWDALTSYPFFKGACITLVLALLAHSVGIALSVPAALALDGPNNPARMLLRGILSVFRGAPTLLQLLFVWNALPQFFPIFREAWFTPFFAAWIALSLNEAAYQVEINRGALKALDKGQYAAGHALGLSRWQIFRYITLPQAARIAIPPTANEFITLLKITSLASVISLQELMAVTSQTVSTTFQFSEYYAVALVYYLVMVYTLTWLQHRLERRLSWDQVSSGAKSVGLLQRTLARMRRI